One window of the bacterium genome contains the following:
- a CDS encoding ABC transporter permease, whose amino-acid sequence MLKNIVLIGIRNLGKNKLFSFVNVFGLSLSMAVCLLIIAVILDQNSFDLFHPNPENTYRVNTLALRKNGGTELYASTPFPLAAILQSEHPFIAQSLRLNRSLRGSMVVGERKLTVGGYFTEPTFFAMFGFQLSGCDANVLNDPKTLIISEETA is encoded by the coding sequence ATGCTAAAAAACATCGTTTTGATAGGCATCCGAAATCTGGGCAAAAACAAGTTGTTTTCATTTGTCAATGTTTTCGGTTTGTCTTTGAGTATGGCGGTTTGCCTTTTGATCATTGCTGTTATCCTGGACCAAAACAGCTTTGACCTTTTTCATCCTAATCCTGAAAATACTTATCGGGTCAATACGCTGGCGCTCAGAAAAAACGGTGGTACGGAATTATACGCTTCGACGCCTTTTCCTCTGGCGGCAATATTACAATCCGAACATCCGTTTATCGCCCAAAGCCTTCGCTTAAATCGTAGTTTGAGAGGTTCGATGGTCGTTGGCGAACGCAAATTAACGGTTGGTGGCTATTTTACAGAGCCGACTTTTTTTGCAATGTTCGGCTTTCAGCTTTCGGGGTGCGATGCGAATGTATTGAATGATCCTAAGACGCTGATTATATCGGAGGAGACGGCTGA